One Methanoculleus sp. 7T genomic window carries:
- a CDS encoding ATP-binding cassette domain-containing protein, translating into MGEDNVIEVRDLEHSFDGFTAVRGISFSVREGEIFSFLGPNGAGKSTTINILTTLLPLQKGTVRIAGYDVAREPERVRESIGIVFQDEVLDRDLTVWETMEFHGRLYSIPRDERRRRIDEMLKVVELEAKRNERTKNLSGGMKRRLEIARGLMTRPKVLFLDEPTQGLDPQTRMRMWDYIREVNDAGTTVFLTTHYMEEADMLSDRISIIDHGRIIVSGTPEELKNTLGEDVVYLETVDDPKARETLKGVEEIRSITESPRGLSITISTDGSHCLPRIVERVRGAGIDIASVNLKKPTMDDVFVHYTGRELRDTGA; encoded by the coding sequence ATGGGAGAGGACAACGTCATCGAGGTGAGAGACCTCGAACACTCGTTCGACGGCTTTACGGCTGTGCGCGGCATCAGTTTCAGCGTCCGGGAAGGCGAGATATTCTCCTTCCTCGGCCCCAACGGCGCAGGGAAGAGCACCACCATCAACATCTTAACGACGCTCCTCCCCCTCCAGAAGGGCACGGTCCGGATCGCCGGCTACGACGTCGCACGAGAGCCCGAGAGGGTCAGGGAGTCCATCGGCATCGTCTTTCAGGACGAGGTGCTCGACCGCGACCTCACCGTCTGGGAGACGATGGAGTTCCACGGGCGGCTCTACTCGATCCCCCGCGACGAGCGGCGGCGGCGGATCGACGAGATGCTCAAGGTCGTGGAGCTCGAGGCCAAGCGGAACGAGCGGACGAAGAACCTCTCCGGCGGGATGAAGCGGCGGCTCGAGATCGCACGGGGGCTGATGACCAGGCCGAAGGTCCTCTTTCTCGACGAACCGACGCAGGGGCTCGACCCTCAGACACGGATGCGGATGTGGGACTACATACGGGAGGTGAATGACGCCGGGACGACGGTTTTTTTGACGACGCACTACATGGAGGAGGCCGATATGCTCTCAGACCGGATCAGCATCATCGATCACGGCAGGATCATCGTCTCAGGCACCCCGGAGGAACTGAAGAACACCCTCGGCGAGGACGTCGTCTACCTGGAGACCGTGGACGACCCGAAGGCGCGGGAGACCCTCAAGGGGGTCGAGGAGATCCGGTCGATCACCGAGTCGCCCCGCGGCCTCTCGATCACAATCTCGACCGACGGGAGCCACTGTCTCCCCCGGATCGTCGAGCGGGTGCGCGGCGCCGGCATCGATATCGCGAGCGTGAACCTCAAGAAACCGACGATGGACGACGTTTTCGTTCACTACACCGGCAGGGAACTGCGCGATACGGGAGCGTGA
- a CDS encoding DUF5518 domain-containing protein: MADNFWTGVIVGWLVGLVLGFLLPVIGPLVGGFVAGWMAGGGVGNGAKAGLLAGILGAIVIAVLLLIGGTVLLGAFGFIAGLGTSLVIIVTAFVYQGLLSLLGGVIAGAIRR; this comes from the coding sequence ATGGCTGATAACTTCTGGACGGGTGTCATCGTCGGGTGGCTTGTAGGGCTCGTCTTAGGCTTCTTGCTGCCGGTCATCGGGCCGCTGGTCGGCGGGTTCGTCGCCGGCTGGATGGCCGGAGGCGGTGTCGGGAACGGCGCAAAGGCCGGGCTGCTTGCCGGCATCCTCGGTGCCATCGTCATCGCGGTGCTGCTCCTCATCGGCGGCACGGTTCTGCTTGGGGCGTTCGGGTTCATCGCGGGCCTCGGGACGTCGCTTGTCATCATCGTGACGGCGTTCGTCTACCAGGGGCTGCTCTCCCTGCTCGGCGGCGTCATCGCCGGAGCGATCCGGCGGTAA
- the arcC gene encoding carbamate kinase, whose translation MPRKAVVVALGGNAILRHRETGTAEEQFENVRRTSRQIAEMARGGYALAVTHGNGPQVGDILLRNELAKDILPPMPLDVCGAESQGMIGYMLQQSIEGALGEAGLDFPVATVLTQTLVDADDPAFENPEKPVGPFYTAMQARRLVEEKGWRMVQLPGQGYRRVVPSPRPVALLERPAIARLFRAGVIVIAAGGGGIPVVAGPHGTLRGVEAVVDKDYTAALLARLVGADDLLILTDVEHVFLNYGRPGQEAVREMRVREAKERLAEGHFPPGTMRPKIEAAIEFIESGGRRAVVTSLDSAREALAGRTGTEIRP comes from the coding sequence ATGCCGAGGAAGGCCGTGGTGGTCGCGCTCGGCGGCAACGCCATCCTGCGGCACCGAGAGACGGGAACGGCCGAAGAACAGTTCGAAAACGTCCGCCGGACCTCGCGGCAGATCGCGGAGATGGCACGGGGCGGCTACGCCCTTGCCGTCACCCACGGGAACGGCCCCCAAGTCGGGGATATCCTCCTCCGGAACGAACTCGCGAAAGATATCCTCCCGCCGATGCCGCTCGACGTCTGCGGTGCCGAGAGCCAGGGGATGATCGGGTACATGCTCCAGCAGTCGATCGAGGGGGCCCTCGGGGAGGCCGGGCTCGACTTTCCGGTCGCGACGGTGCTGACACAGACCCTGGTGGATGCCGACGATCCGGCGTTCGAGAACCCGGAAAAACCCGTCGGCCCGTTCTACACGGCGATGCAGGCGCGGAGGCTCGTCGAGGAGAAGGGCTGGAGGATGGTGCAGCTGCCCGGGCAGGGCTATCGGCGGGTGGTCCCCTCGCCGCGCCCGGTTGCCCTCCTGGAGAGGCCGGCGATCGCCCGGCTCTTCCGAGCCGGGGTGATCGTGATCGCCGCCGGCGGCGGGGGTATCCCGGTTGTCGCGGGTCCGCACGGCACGCTCCGGGGCGTCGAGGCGGTGGTGGACAAGGACTATACCGCAGCGCTCCTCGCCCGGCTCGTCGGCGCCGACGACCTGCTGATCCTGACCGACGTCGAGCACGTCTTCCTGAATTACGGGCGGCCGGGCCAAGAGGCTGTCCGGGAGATGAGGGTCCGTGAGGCGAAAGAGCGCCTTGCGGAGGGCCACTTCCCCCCCGGGACCATGAGGCCGAAGATCGAGGCGGCTATCGAGTTCATCGAGTCCGGCGGCCGCCGTGCGGTCGTCACATCGCTTGATTCTGCGCGCGAGGCCCTCGCCGGGCGGACGGGGACGGAGATCCGCCCGTAA
- a CDS encoding MFS transporter, whose amino-acid sequence MPDSSPNGRDGVRELSVRLILLLGVASLCGSLVSNGARSVTGPYLLLLGGSAALVGLIVGFGEFVGYALRFVTGAYVDQSRHYWTVTMAGYGLLLAIPFLAFAGRWEVAAVLIIFERVGKAIRTPARDTILSHATTTVGRGWGFGVHKALDQVGAVIGPLVMAAALAFTGGYSTGFLLLGIPLAGVAIILLFARSAVPKPSRLEIQMNGNGEEAAGVPGIMPYATFIFLGMAGFASFPLISFHLKAQSIIPDAAIPIFYASAMVVSVVVALLIGRAFDRIGTHALLAIPVLSTATALLAFSLTPSVAIAGSLAWGAGIGIFETVLRASIAESTALERRGQVYGILNAVFGTAWFVGSAVMGALYDVSFGHVVAYVVIVEAAAVAAYLWMYRSRIVVRIQEGIGNLIP is encoded by the coding sequence AGATGGAGTCCGAGAACTCTCGGTTCGCCTCATCCTGCTGCTCGGCGTGGCAAGCCTCTGCGGGAGCCTCGTCTCGAACGGTGCTCGGAGCGTCACCGGTCCCTATCTCCTCCTCCTCGGAGGGAGCGCGGCCCTCGTCGGATTGATCGTCGGGTTCGGCGAATTCGTAGGGTATGCGCTGCGGTTCGTCACCGGCGCCTACGTCGACCAGAGCCGCCACTACTGGACGGTGACGATGGCCGGCTACGGCCTGCTCCTCGCCATCCCGTTCCTCGCCTTTGCCGGACGCTGGGAGGTTGCGGCCGTCCTCATCATCTTTGAGCGGGTAGGTAAAGCCATCAGGACGCCGGCGCGGGACACGATCCTCTCCCATGCGACGACGACCGTCGGGAGAGGGTGGGGGTTCGGGGTCCACAAGGCGCTCGACCAGGTCGGCGCGGTCATCGGTCCGCTGGTCATGGCTGCTGCTCTGGCCTTCACCGGCGGATACAGCACAGGGTTTCTCCTGCTCGGGATCCCGCTCGCGGGTGTTGCGATCATCCTCCTCTTCGCCCGATCGGCGGTGCCGAAGCCGAGCCGCTTGGAGATACAGATGAACGGGAACGGGGAGGAAGCCGCGGGTGTCCCCGGGATCATGCCCTACGCCACGTTCATCTTCCTCGGCATGGCCGGGTTCGCAAGTTTTCCGCTCATCTCCTTCCACCTGAAGGCCCAATCGATCATCCCGGACGCCGCCATCCCCATCTTCTATGCATCCGCGATGGTCGTCTCAGTCGTCGTGGCGCTGCTCATCGGCAGGGCATTCGACCGCATCGGCACCCATGCCCTCCTCGCCATCCCGGTCCTCAGCACCGCTACGGCCCTGCTCGCCTTCTCACTCACCCCAAGCGTTGCAATCGCAGGATCGCTCGCTTGGGGGGCCGGAATCGGGATCTTCGAGACCGTGCTCCGGGCGTCGATCGCGGAGTCCACGGCGCTTGAGCGGAGAGGCCAGGTCTACGGCATCTTAAACGCGGTCTTCGGGACGGCATGGTTTGTGGGGAGCGCCGTGATGGGCGCCCTTTACGACGTCTCGTTCGGGCATGTCGTCGCGTACGTCGTCATCGTCGAGGCTGCGGCGGTGGCCGCCTACCTCTGGATGTACCGCTCCCGCATCGTGGTGCGGATCCAGGAAGGGATCGGAAACCTCATCCCGTAG
- a CDS encoding DUF4097 family beta strand repeat-containing protein — MQGAIHTALALAVLIAAAVLPGCTEVPGPEETEEFNRTVSVEPGSGLAVVNRNGGVNVSAWEEDYVAVTAVKRTVYGRTELAKVGIEVTEGDPLRIETVHTGMNVRASVDYTILLPSGVVLQRVESSNGPIELSGVRTAGTELRTSNGPVVVNGAPSGDIAAVSSNGGIALRGVEGYVTAKTSNGGITVEDCGGVAGLQTSNGPISAEISAVRGDVTVSSSNGGIALRFAEGLNARVVATTSNGRVAVHDLPLRVGESTGTSVTGSLGDGGPTITVTTSNGGIDLSGL; from the coding sequence ATGCAGGGAGCCATCCATACGGCGCTGGCGCTCGCCGTCCTCATCGCCGCCGCCGTTCTGCCCGGGTGCACCGAGGTGCCGGGCCCCGAAGAGACGGAGGAGTTCAACCGGACGGTCTCCGTGGAGCCGGGGAGCGGCCTTGCCGTGGTCAACCGGAACGGGGGCGTGAACGTGAGCGCTTGGGAGGAGGATTACGTCGCCGTTACGGCGGTCAAACGAACCGTCTACGGCCGGACCGAACTCGCGAAGGTCGGGATCGAGGTTACGGAGGGTGACCCCCTCCGGATCGAGACCGTGCACACCGGCATGAACGTCCGGGCGAGCGTGGACTACACGATATTACTGCCGTCGGGCGTCGTCCTGCAACGGGTCGAGAGTTCGAACGGCCCGATCGAACTCTCGGGGGTGCGGACGGCCGGAACGGAACTCCGGACATCGAACGGCCCCGTGGTCGTGAATGGTGCTCCCAGCGGCGATATCGCGGCGGTCTCCTCGAACGGCGGGATTGCTCTCCGGGGCGTCGAGGGCTACGTCACCGCAAAGACCAGTAACGGCGGGATCACGGTGGAGGACTGCGGAGGGGTAGCGGGCCTGCAGACATCGAACGGCCCGATCTCCGCCGAGATCTCCGCCGTCCGGGGAGACGTGACGGTATCGTCAAGCAACGGCGGGATAGCGCTCCGCTTTGCGGAAGGCCTGAATGCCCGGGTGGTCGCCACCACCTCAAACGGCAGGGTGGCGGTTCACGACCTCCCGCTCCGCGTCGGCGAGTCGACGGGGACCTCGGTCACGGGGTCGCTCGGCGACGGGGGGCCGACGATCACCGTCACCACCTCAAACGGGGGCATCGACCTCTCGGGGCTCTGA
- a CDS encoding ABC transporter permease has product MAWEFLTVYWREMIRFVRFRTQLFSSLLQPALWMAFFGVAMSSNFDRFTSAIPVPAGVVPVDYLTFMAAGVIAMTTLFTSLFGGISLLFDKNWGLMREMLASPMPRTHIMMGVSLSGMTKSFIQVAIIMAFGLLIGVRFFPGFSPARIAVSILGIFAFVGAFSLGFLLFSSNISMRLESPEGLQGIITLLTLPLFFVSNALYPIQAFPPLLQALSAFNPLTHLVNGVRYFALGSEFFAVGAPYSYTTADILLSFAYLAVFATAMYVLARRTFQRAVVT; this is encoded by the coding sequence ATGGCATGGGAGTTCCTCACCGTCTACTGGCGGGAGATGATCCGGTTCGTCAGGTTCAGGACGCAACTCTTCTCGTCGCTCCTGCAGCCGGCGCTCTGGATGGCGTTCTTCGGCGTCGCGATGTCCTCGAACTTCGACCGGTTCACCTCCGCCATCCCGGTCCCGGCGGGCGTCGTCCCGGTCGACTACCTCACCTTCATGGCCGCCGGTGTGATCGCGATGACGACCCTCTTTACGAGCCTCTTTGGGGGCATCAGCCTCCTCTTCGATAAGAACTGGGGGCTGATGCGGGAGATGCTCGCAAGCCCCATGCCCCGGACCCATATCATGATGGGGGTCAGCCTCTCGGGGATGACGAAGTCGTTCATCCAGGTGGCGATCATCATGGCGTTCGGGCTCCTCATCGGGGTGCGGTTCTTCCCGGGGTTCTCGCCCGCCCGGATCGCCGTCTCGATCCTCGGGATATTCGCGTTCGTCGGAGCCTTCTCGCTCGGGTTCCTCCTCTTCTCCTCGAACATCTCGATGCGCCTCGAGAGCCCCGAAGGACTCCAGGGGATCATCACGCTCCTCACCCTGCCGCTCTTCTTCGTCTCGAACGCCCTCTACCCGATCCAAGCGTTTCCGCCGCTCTTGCAGGCCCTCTCGGCCTTCAATCCGCTCACCCACCTGGTCAACGGGGTCCGCTACTTCGCCCTCGGAAGCGAGTTCTTCGCCGTCGGAGCCCCCTACTCCTACACCACGGCAGATATCCTCCTCTCGTTCGCGTACCTTGCGGTCTTCGCGACGGCGATGTACGTCCTCGCCCGCCGGACGTTTCAGAGGGCGGTAGTAACATGA
- a CDS encoding arginine deiminase family protein, translating to MAVRVRAEWERLRTVAVHRPGIEMFFGLLEPYAALYERAFSRYEARREHDRLGHTLREEFGVRVLRLKETILDAADRDPAVRRRLVDWAHETVTLRGGRNEVAEARRSMEQNADALDSQHFFTLLLLNPVIEVGRGHPRAGVDVRIMGQEPLANLYFMRDQQAVAGCGMVAARLAKPQRVRETEITGFLWDILGIPVAGRVEEPGTFEGGDFMPMGDFALVGTGDRTNPAGIRQFFASSPGFDEIGVVHQPGHPLIPSSRPDPMIDMHLDTYFNVAGSGVVIGSEVLLRRAQVDVYHRTNEGYEPSGEAASLYDYIRSKGFAVIDLSILEQLSYAANVLCVRDGSILTVEGERVMKTVLLNLERKAARDMARYGRLLRSAQQDYRRIRSEGQFFPHKAEFYRHDIEVYPLHLENLTGGYGGPHCMTCTLERG from the coding sequence ATGGCGGTGAGGGTGCGGGCCGAGTGGGAGCGGCTCCGGACTGTCGCCGTCCACCGTCCTGGGATCGAGATGTTCTTCGGGCTGCTTGAGCCGTATGCGGCGCTCTACGAGCGGGCGTTCAGCCGCTATGAGGCGCGCCGGGAGCACGACCGCCTTGGGCATACCCTCCGCGAGGAGTTCGGGGTCCGGGTGCTGCGGCTCAAGGAGACCATCCTCGATGCCGCCGACCGCGACCCGGCGGTGCGCCGGCGGCTCGTCGATTGGGCTCACGAGACCGTCACACTCCGGGGCGGGAGGAATGAGGTGGCGGAGGCCCGCCGGAGCATGGAGCAGAACGCCGATGCCTTGGATTCGCAGCACTTCTTCACCCTTCTCCTCTTAAACCCGGTCATCGAGGTGGGCCGAGGGCACCCCCGTGCCGGGGTGGATGTCCGGATCATGGGGCAGGAGCCGCTCGCAAACCTCTACTTCATGCGCGACCAGCAGGCGGTGGCCGGCTGCGGCATGGTCGCCGCACGGCTCGCCAAGCCGCAACGGGTCCGGGAGACCGAGATCACCGGGTTCCTCTGGGATATCCTCGGCATTCCCGTCGCCGGGAGGGTGGAGGAGCCGGGGACCTTCGAAGGCGGCGACTTCATGCCGATGGGGGATTTCGCCCTCGTCGGGACCGGGGACCGGACGAATCCTGCCGGGATCCGCCAGTTTTTTGCCAGTTCCCCCGGCTTTGATGAGATCGGGGTGGTCCACCAGCCGGGCCATCCGCTCATCCCGAGCAGCAGGCCTGACCCGATGATCGACATGCACCTCGATACCTACTTCAACGTCGCCGGAAGCGGCGTGGTGATCGGCTCAGAGGTCCTCCTCCGGAGGGCGCAAGTCGACGTCTACCACCGGACGAACGAGGGCTACGAGCCTTCGGGAGAGGCCGCGAGCCTCTACGACTATATCAGGTCGAAAGGGTTCGCGGTGATCGACCTCTCGATCCTCGAACAGCTCTCCTACGCCGCAAACGTCCTCTGCGTACGGGACGGCAGCATCCTCACGGTGGAAGGGGAGCGGGTGATGAAGACGGTGCTTCTGAACCTGGAGCGGAAGGCCGCACGCGATATGGCGCGCTACGGCCGGCTTCTCCGGAGCGCACAGCAGGACTACCGCCGGATCAGGAGCGAGGGGCAGTTCTTCCCGCACAAGGCTGAGTTCTACCGGCACGACATCGAGGTCTACCCGCTCCACCTCGAGAACCTGACCGGGGGATACGGCGGCCCCCACTGCATGACATGCACGCTGGAGCGGGGGTAG
- a CDS encoding DUF362 domain-containing protein, producing MADVFFANLRARSHHESKVQKIRRLFDAAGFENVVRKGDRAAVKLHVGERGCDTYINPVFARQVVDKVKERGAHPFITDTGTLYAGSRADAVRHTVTAIEHGFDYAVVGAPMIVADGLLGGYWREVAVEGKHFERVRIAGAILDAESMIVLSHVKGHDLAGFGGAIKNLAMGCAPPSGKAEQHVGRPYVEIERCGGCGRCTEVCPQAAMTVVEGRAQFNPEHCVGCGDCMRSCLAGAIEFDWTTEIRPFLERLCEYALGAVRDKPGRVGYINFLLNITPDCDCVPWSDAAIVPDIGILASVDPVAIDRASLDLINSQRGFPRTALKGNLAPGEDKFMGVWDYTDAGYQIAYAAEIGLGDASYRLIEV from the coding sequence ATGGCAGACGTCTTTTTCGCGAATCTCAGGGCAAGAAGCCACCACGAGAGCAAAGTCCAGAAGATCCGCCGTCTCTTCGATGCGGCCGGATTCGAGAACGTCGTCCGGAAGGGCGACCGTGCGGCCGTCAAACTGCATGTCGGGGAGCGGGGGTGCGACACCTACATAAACCCGGTCTTTGCCAGGCAGGTGGTCGATAAGGTAAAAGAGCGCGGAGCGCACCCCTTCATCACCGATACCGGCACCCTCTACGCAGGGAGCAGGGCAGACGCGGTCAGGCATACCGTCACCGCCATCGAGCACGGGTTCGATTACGCGGTGGTCGGCGCCCCGATGATCGTCGCCGACGGCCTCTTGGGCGGCTACTGGAGAGAGGTCGCGGTCGAGGGGAAGCATTTCGAACGTGTCAGGATCGCGGGGGCCATCCTCGACGCCGAGAGCATGATCGTCCTCTCGCACGTCAAAGGCCACGACCTTGCCGGGTTCGGGGGCGCGATCAAGAACCTCGCGATGGGCTGCGCTCCGCCCTCGGGGAAGGCGGAGCAACACGTTGGCCGGCCGTACGTGGAGATCGAGCGGTGCGGCGGGTGCGGGAGGTGCACCGAGGTCTGCCCCCAGGCGGCGATGACCGTCGTCGAAGGAAGAGCGCAGTTCAACCCGGAGCACTGCGTCGGGTGCGGCGACTGTATGCGCTCCTGCCTCGCGGGCGCGATCGAGTTCGACTGGACCACGGAGATCCGGCCGTTCCTAGAGCGGCTCTGCGAGTACGCCCTCGGGGCGGTCCGCGATAAGCCGGGAAGGGTGGGCTACATCAACTTCCTCCTCAACATCACCCCAGACTGCGACTGCGTCCCTTGGAGCGATGCCGCGATCGTCCCCGACATCGGGATCCTCGCCTCCGTCGATCCGGTCGCCATCGACCGTGCGAGCCTCGATCTCATCAACAGCCAGCGGGGATTTCCCAGGACAGCGCTCAAGGGGAACCTCGCTCCCGGAGAAGACAAATTTATGGGGGTCTGGGACTACACGGATGCCGGCTACCAGATCGCCTACGCCGCCGAGATCGGCCTCGGCGATGCGTCTTACCGGCTGATCGAGGTGTAA
- a CDS encoding flavodoxin family protein yields MTGRVVLLCGSPRLEGNTAQVLGECAKVLEREGIETETILLAENRILSCTACGLCTGGECALDDGLNDIIRRIREADGFIVGTPVYFGTARGDVMSALQRIGMVSTASDSFLSRKVGGPIAVARRGGHTATLQEMLMFYLINDMIVPGSTYWNMVFGRTPGEALNDEEGMKTIRRFAENVAFLIKRLR; encoded by the coding sequence ATGACCGGAAGAGTTGTGCTGCTCTGCGGGAGCCCTCGGCTCGAGGGGAACACCGCACAGGTGCTCGGGGAGTGCGCAAAGGTCCTCGAGCGCGAAGGTATCGAGACCGAGACCATACTGCTTGCAGAGAACCGTATCCTCTCCTGCACCGCCTGCGGGCTCTGCACCGGCGGGGAGTGCGCACTCGACGACGGTCTGAACGATATCATCAGGAGGATCCGGGAAGCGGACGGGTTCATCGTCGGCACCCCGGTCTACTTCGGGACCGCACGGGGCGACGTCATGTCGGCGCTGCAGCGGATCGGCATGGTCTCGACGGCGTCGGACTCGTTCCTCTCGCGGAAGGTAGGCGGGCCGATCGCCGTGGCCCGGCGGGGCGGGCATACCGCCACGCTCCAGGAGATGCTGATGTTCTATCTGATCAACGACATGATCGTGCCGGGCTCGACCTACTGGAACATGGTCTTTGGGAGAACGCCGGGTGAGGCCTTAAACGACGAGGAGGGGATGAAGACGATCCGGCGGTTCGCCGAGAACGTGGCGTTCCTGATCAAGAGACTCCGGTGA